The Bacteroidia bacterium genomic interval CTGTCCTTCTTAAAAATAGCGAAGATGAAAAAACACTACTGCCTCATCCTATGCCTCATGATTCTTAGTTGTGAACCGACAGATATGATTCAGACCCTTACTAAACGGCAGCATAATTCCCGGGAACTTAGTTTGCAAATTCAAAAGATCCTGGAGAAGGCAGAGGTCGCAGGCCTTTCTGTTCAAATTTTCAATAATCATCAACGTGTCTATGAACAAGCCTTTGGTTTTGCAGATTTGGAAAAAGGGGATCGCCTGACTAATCAACATGGTTTTTATGGAGCTTCCTTCAGTAAGGCTGTTTTTGGATACATAGTGGCTGATTTGGTGGTGAATGGAGTTCTGGATTTGGACAAACCTTTACAATCCTATGTAGGACAGGCCTTTCCGGATATCCCTTTTGAGAAAGACTGGAAAGGATATGCAAACCTAAAAGGCGATTTGCGGTATGAAAAAATCACAGCCCGTATGTGCATGAATCACAGTACAGGTTTTCCCAATTGGAGATGGATTAGCAAGGAAGGAGAGTTTGACCGTGAAGGAAAAATTCAACTCCTTTTTGATCCCGGAAGCAGATATAGTTATTCGGGGGAAGGCATACATCTCCTGCAATTTGTGATCGAAAAGATTACAGGCAAAGGCTTGGAAGAAATTGCCCAGGAAAAGGTATTCAATCCCCTGAATATGAGCATGAGCAGTTATCTCTGGCAGGAGCGTTTTGAAGGGAAATTCTGCTTGGGGCATAAATCAGATGGCAGTACCTATCCCAAAGATAAAGAAGATGAAGCAGGGGCTGCAGGTTCTATGGAAACAACTCCTGAAGACTATGCCAAATTCTTTGAACATATCCTTCAATTGTACAAGGCAGATGATACTCGGGTAGAGCTCATGTTTACTCCAAGTATTAAAATTCACTCTGAGAAACAATTTGGTCCCCAATCCTGGATAGATTCAGGCAGGCATGATAATATTGAGCTGGGCTATGGAATCGGCTGGGGCCTTTTACAGAGCCCACATGGCATAGGAGCCTTTAAAGAAGGGCATAGCGATGGCTTTCAGCATTATAGCATTATGTTTCCGGAGAAGGGCATAGGGATTATACTCATGTCCAATAGCGATCGGGGAGAGAGTACATTTAAGGAATTGTTGGAACTGACGATAGGAGATACTTATACGCCATGGGAATGGGAATTTTACATTCCCTATGATCAGGAATAAGTGCAAATTCACGTATCAAGTTTGACTGCAAAGCCAGGACAAACGCATACTCAAACTGTCATCCCGGAATCTACCAGATGTCCGGGACCTCTAGCTACTTCCCCTTTACTAGAGATCCCGGCACTTTTAATAAGGCCGGGATGACATGCTTCTTTTAGGAAAACAATTAGAATTTGTATAGTTAGGAATCCTTACTATATTTGGTGCGTGCTTTCAAGAAGGAAGCATTTCTTTTAATCATTAAAAGTTAGGAATCCTAACATAAAATTTAAATCAAATGAAGAAATACTGTATTATCAT includes:
- a CDS encoding serine hydrolase domain-containing protein; this translates as MKKHYCLILCLMILSCEPTDMIQTLTKRQHNSRELSLQIQKILEKAEVAGLSVQIFNNHQRVYEQAFGFADLEKGDRLTNQHGFYGASFSKAVFGYIVADLVVNGVLDLDKPLQSYVGQAFPDIPFEKDWKGYANLKGDLRYEKITARMCMNHSTGFPNWRWISKEGEFDREGKIQLLFDPGSRYSYSGEGIHLLQFVIEKITGKGLEEIAQEKVFNPLNMSMSSYLWQERFEGKFCLGHKSDGSTYPKDKEDEAGAAGSMETTPEDYAKFFEHILQLYKADDTRVELMFTPSIKIHSEKQFGPQSWIDSGRHDNIELGYGIGWGLLQSPHGIGAFKEGHSDGFQHYSIMFPEKGIGIILMSNSDRGESTFKELLELTIGDTYTPWEWEFYIPYDQE